The proteins below come from a single Rosa rugosa chromosome 2, drRosRugo1.1, whole genome shotgun sequence genomic window:
- the LOC133728801 gene encoding uncharacterized protein LOC133728801 — MGDPVSDEMLHISSYGIRNTTMEKQISVDPISLNRELSDNPVQTVVTTPKPKGPNQLPPLLPPTNSKFLSLSLPSSAASSPRFGASLLKKKWKNERQVSPQQVEDVNHLHSASYNPLPLQQEQFRRTKSCGEGREYAPDDFDLWLIQPNAIEIVNKAYTNYTSFSKTEVNRAVHKNGKNNDPSDDIDEFKCGALCLYLPGFGSKAKPVRARKGESELQNQNVISRSVSLEKFECGSWASQVMVSGNLEDSMGHFDLPLELIRGNVNDAHSPVTTGFLFDKDIKGVLKNGSARTSAARKSYESPRHVRFSTSSPKSYPASPGSCITPRLRKAREDFNAFLEAQSA; from the coding sequence ATGGGAGATCCAGTTTCAGATGAAATGCTTCATATCTCAAGCTATGGCATTCGGAACACAACGATGGAAAAGCAGATTTCTGTGGATCCAATATCATTGAACAGAGAATTGAGTGATAATCCAGTGCAGACTGTTGTTACTACTCCAAAGCCAAAAGGACCGAACCAACTGCCGCCCCTATTGCCTCCTACAAATTCCAAGTTTTTAAGCTTAAGTCTGCCAAGTTCAGCCGCCTCATCACCACGATTTGGCGCCTCATTGTTGAAgaagaaatggaagaatgaaAGGCAAGTATCTCCCCAGCAAGTTGAGGACGTGAACCACCTCCACTCTGCATCCTACAACCCGCTTCCTCTGCAACAAGAACAATTTCGACGGACCAAGTCGTGCGGTGAAGGAAGAGAATATGCTCCTGATGACTTTGATCTTTGGCTGATTCAACCAAATGCCATTGAAATTGTCAACAAAGCATATACCAATTACACTAGCTTCTCCAAAACTGAAGTCAACAGAGCTGTGCATAAAAATGGCAAGAACAATGATCCAAGTGATGATATCGATGAGTTCAAATGTGGAGCTCTCTGCCTTTACCTTCCTGGCTTCGGCAGCAAGGCAAAGCCAGTGAGAGCAAGAAAGGGAGAATCCGAACTGCAAAATCAAAATGTCATCTCTAGATCAGTTTCCTTGGAAAAATTTGAGTGTGGTTCTTGGGCTTCTCAAGTTATGGTAAGTGGCAATTTAGAGGACTCCATGGGTCACTTTGATCTGCCTCTGGAGTTAATAAGAGGCAATGTAAATGATGCACATTCACCAGTTACTACAGGTTTCCTCTTTGACAAGGATATAAAAGGAGTCCTGAAGAATGGCTCAGCCAGAACATCAGCAGCTAGAAAATCATATGAATCGCCGCGCCACGTTCGGTTTTCGACATCATCTCCCAAATCTTACCCTGCCTCACCAGGTTCTTGCATCACGCCTCGCTTGCGCAAAGCTAGAGAGGATTTCAATGCTTTCTTAGAAGCACAGAGTGCATGA
- the LOC133728803 gene encoding ycf3-interacting protein 1, chloroplastic isoform X2, whose amino-acid sequence MMMTSSQMLQVAPLASHAYSSSSSSSSQTLPVWFNHCHCHPSRPQLTLRHRPRSTILLAGNPDRKLQVSSSPSSSWTTQQDQDDEEDEEDEDDDQEEEEESDPTPDDLEYISQIKRVLELLKNNRDMIFNEVKLTIAIEDIREVERRRLLGIEDPDAPTREELAAVLEEVQIKPAKKKPGKSLYARVTDTGIDLKEAAKRLNIDWDTAAEIDDADVKDESDVPSVVGYGALYLVTLFPVIIGVSVVLILFYNSLQ is encoded by the exons ATGATGATGACGAGTTCGCAAATGCTCCAGGTGGCGCCACTCGCATCACACGCTTActcctcctcatcttcttcttcgtccCAAACCCTCCCAGTCTGGTTCAACCATTGCCATTGCCACCCTTCACGGCCTCAGCTCACTCTCCGCCACCGCCCAAGGTCCACAATACTACTCGCCGGAAACCCAGATAGGAAGTTGCAAGTTTCATCGTCTCCGTCGTCATCTTGGACTACCCAACAAGACCAggacgatgaagaagatgaagaagatgaagacgatgaccaagaagaagaagaagaaagtgacCCTACTCCTGACGACCTCGAATACATCAGCCAAATCAAAAGG GTGTTAGAGCTTCTTAAGAACAACAGAGACATGATATTCAATGAG GTTAAGCTTACTATTGCGATTGAGGACATAAGAGAAGTTGAGCGGAGGAGACTCCTTGGCATTGAGGATCCCGATGCTCCGACCAGAGAAGAGTTGGCTGCTGTTCTTGAAGAA GTTCAGATTAAACCAGCAAAGAAAAAGCCGGGAAAATCACTATATGCAAGAGTCACAGACACCGGTATTGATCTGAAAGAGGCTGCTAAGAGACTGAACATTGATTGGGATACAGCTGCAGAGATTGACGATGCTGATGTTAAGGATGAGTCAGATGTGCCTTCAGTTGTG GGCTACGGAGCACTGTACTTAGTCACACTTTTTCCAGTCATTATCGGTGTATCAGTggtattaattttattttacaattcacTCCAGTAG
- the LOC133728800 gene encoding receptor-like protein EIX2 gives MVNLNPISHLILHLLLFLFLASSGSGHGVPGSCFEEERQALLNFKHDLADRSGRPSDRLSSWVGHACCQWQGISCNNRTGHVEKMDLRNTYSDTHYEDWNYTKYNQSVLVGKMNPSLLGLKHLSHLDLSQNDFQFVHIPKFIGQLKSLRYLNLSYSDFGGEIPSSLGNLSNLNYLDLKGYAYHNGVSSKNLNWLSHLSSLKYLNLRGVNLSSTGVSWLHDVNMLPSLLELHLSDCQIDGNQLPLSLPAINFTSLLVLDMSSNVINSAFPTWLLNLTSLKSLEHLDLSGMYLQGQIPQVIGHLCKLKMLNLRGNKFSGGLQEILSGFSNCRDNGGMVSELQHLDLSSNSFSGSFPESFRHLSSLKTLDLRFNSFSGSFPESFRHLSSLETLDLSYNRMNGSIIPQGLGQLSQLVYLDLSGNPWKGILTEAHFINLTRLETFRIGPDRPALSSSLIFNATDDWVPPFNLREVYIQNCRVGPAFPVWIRSQTQLVDVLLDNTGISDRIPEEWLLKISSQVESLHLPNNDIGGKLPFQFKFPKITVIDLRHSQFEGTLQQLLPTNAPLLQELYLSDNHLKGSIPPSICQLQHMGILSLRNNQFSGEFPQEWSLWSQIVVVDVSNNNLSGKIPSSMGIPSSLDVLKMSNNLFGGEIPSSLQNCSRLIDIDFSGNKLTGIVPVWMGSKLSQLQVLQLRFNFLSGSIPQQLCNLQYLHILDLSHNNISETIPMCLSNLTTLRYDVSTWYDFHNYDESTTVSMKGRELVYDIDHTLHFVMSIDFSSNNLEGEIPEDISSLVELVSLNLSRNQLIGKIPWKFSNLSNLETLDLSHNHLSGEIPQSFSSLTSLSHFNLSCNNLSGRIPSGPQLQTLDNSSYIGNPSLCGFPLSTKCQGDDTITKQTIHGRDSEDEDHNGKLGFYISMVLGFVIGFWGVCGTLLIKKSWRYAYFQFFGNIKDKIALAIALKVACLQRRF, from the exons ATGGTTAACTTGAACCCGATCTCTCACCTCATTCTTCACCTTTTGCTCTTCCTATTTTTAGCTTCTTCAGGTTCGGGGCATGGAGTTccaggttcatgcttcgaagaAGAGAGGCAAGCTCTTCTCAACTTCAAACATGATCTCGCCGATCGTTCTGGCAGGCCTTCTGACAGACTTTCTTCTTGGGTGGGTCATGCATGCTGTCAATGGCAAGGGATTTCATGCAACAACCGAACTGGTCATGTTGAAAAGATGGACCTCCGAAATACATATTCAGATACCCACTATGAAGATTGGAACTACACTAAGTATAACCAGTCCGTTTTAGTGGGTAAGATGAATCCTTCTTTGCTTGGCTTGAAACATTTATCTCACTTAGATCTAAGCCAGAACGATTTTCAATTCGTTCACATCCCCAAGTTTATTGGGCAGCTTAAGAGTTTGAGGTATCTCAATCTCTCATATTCCGACTTTGGAGGAGAGATTCCCTCTTCCCTTGGTAACCTCTCAAACTTGAACTATTTGGACCTCAAGGGTTATGCCTATCACAATGGTGTTTCTTCCAAAAACTTGAATTGGCTTTCTCATCTATCTTCCTTAAAATATCTCAATCTTAGAGGTGTGAACCTTAGCAGCACAGGAGTAAGTTGGCTACATGATGTCAACATGCTTCCTTCACTCTTAGAGTTGCATTTGTCTGATTGTCAAATTGATGGAAACCAGCTTCCACTCTCCCTGCCCGCAATTAACTTCACATCACTTTTGGTCCTTGATATGTCTTCCAATGTTATTAATTCTGCATTCCCCACATGGCTTTTAAATCTTACTAGCCTCAAATCCCTCGAACACCTAGACTTATCTGGTATGTATCTCCAAGGTCAAATTCCTCAAGTTATTGGACATCTGTGCAAGCTAAAGATGTTAAATCTCAGGGGGAACAAATTTAGCGGAGGTCTTCAAGAGATTTTGAGTGGTTTCTCAAATTGTCGAGATAATGGGGGGATGGTAAGTGAATTGCAGCATCTTGACCTCAGTTCCAACTCTTTTTCTGGATCATTTCCAGAATCTTTTCGACACCTATCATCCTTGAAAACACTTGACCTCCGTTTCAACTCTTTTTCTGGATCTTTTCCAGAATCTTTCCGACACTTATCATCCTTGGAAACATTGGATCTCTCTTATAATCGTATGAACGGTTCCATTATTCCTCAAGGTTTGGGACAACTCTCTCAGCTAGTCTACCTAGATCTGTCTGGGAATCCATGGAAAGGAATTCTAACGGAAGCGCATTTCATAAACCTCACGAGATTGGAGACATTTCGAATAGGCCCAGACAGACCTGCTTTGTCATCATCCCTCATTTTCAATGCGACTGATGACTGGGTTCCCCCATTCAACCTCCGCGAAGTTTACATTCAAAACTGCAGAGTGGGTCCTGCGTTTCCGGTATGGATTCGATCTCAAACTCAACTAGTTGATGTCCTGCTTGATAATACTGGAATTTCTGATCGAATACCTGAGGAATGGCTCTTGAAGATATCTTCACAGGTTGAATCCTTGCATTTACCTAACAATGACATTGGCGGAAAACTTCCCTTCCAATTCAAGTTTCCGAAAATAACTGTCATAGATTTGCGTCATAGTCAATTTGAAGGCACACTCCAGCAGCTTTTGCCCACTAATGCACCTCTGTTACAAGAGTTGTATCTTTCTGATAATCATTTGAAAGGAAGTATTCCACCTTCAATTTGCCAATTGCAACATATGGGAATTCTTTCTCTAAGAAACAATCAGTTTTCTGGAGAGTTCCCTCAAGAATGGAGTCTGTGGAGCCAAATAGTTGTCGTGGATGTCTCAAACAACAATCTCTCTGGTAAAATTCCAAGTTCAATGGGCATCCCAAGTTCTCTTGACGTTTTGAAGATGAGCAACAATCTTTTTGGGGGAGAAattccttcttccttgcaaaATTGCTCTCGTTTGATTGATATTGACTTTAGTGGCAACAAACTCACTGGAATCGTACCTGTATGGATGGGGTCAAAGCTATCTCAATTGCAAGTTCTACAATTGCGATTCAACTTTTTAAGTGGAAGTATTCCCCAACAGTTGTGCAATCTTCAATACCTTCATATCCTAGACCTAAGCCATAACAACATTTCAGAGACTATTCCCATGTGTTTGAGTAATTTGACTACTCTGCGCTACGATGTATCCACCTGGTATGACTTTCACAATTACGACGAGTCAACAACTGTTAGCATGAAAGGAAGAGAACTTGTATATGACATTGATCATACTTTACATTTCGTAATGAGCATTGATTTTTCATCTAATAATTTAGAAGGTGAAATCCCTGAAGATATAAGTTCTCTCGTTGAATTGGTTTCCTTGAACTTGTCCAGGAACCAATTAATTGGAAAAATTCCATGGAAGTTCAGCAACTTAAGCAACTTGGAAACGCTTGATCTCTCACACAACCACCTTTCAGGAGAGATTCCCCAAAGCTTTTCTTCTTTGACCTCACTGTCTCACTTTAACTTGTCTTGTAATAACCTTTCTGGAAGAATTCCTTCAGGGCCCCAGCTTCAAACATTGGATAATTCATCCTACATAGGGAATCCATCACTCTGTGGTTTTCCTCTTTCAACCAAGTGCCAGGGAGAT GACACGATCACAAAACAAACTATTCATGGAAGAGACAGTGAAGATGAAGATCATAACGGAAAGCTTGGTTTCTATATCAGCATGGTCCTTGGGTTTGTCATAGGCTTTTGGGGTGTTTGTGGCACGTTACTCATAAAGAAGTCATGGAGGTATGCCTATTTTCAATTCTTTGGCAACATCAAAGATAAAATAGCACTGGCAATTGCTTTAAAAGTAGCTTGTTTGCAGAGAAGATTCTGA
- the LOC133728805 gene encoding galactan beta-1,4-galactosyltransferase GALS3: MAKEKQKEEKKLYVGIAWNYTAELKLLLTALLILCTLATLLQFIPSRFTISTSDLRVCISRVLTPAQPQQAQSPAQQQEDSIVTNVDISAAAAASASPPPLPSPPPPPPPPPTEEVLSNGIIKRVFNPHGSAAYSYINMGAYRGGMNTFAIMGLASKPLHVYSNPTYECQWIPTVNSSATVSAVGYKILPDWGYGRVYTVVVVNCTFSQPVNSDNSGGKLVLLASTGGGGDRNLNVTDEIEALTENPGSLDPSIFTSKPKYDYFYCGSSLYGNLSPQRVREWIAYHVRLFGPRSHFVIHDAGGIHEEVLEVLKPWMELGYVTLHDIRDQERFDGYYHNQFMVVNDCLHRYKFMAKWMFFFDVDEYIYMPPKSTLKTVLDSLAEYSQFTIEQMPMSNKLCRIEDYHKTHRKWGFEKLVFKDVKKGIRRDRKYAVRPRNVYGTGVHMSQNLAGKTTHKTENRIKYFHYHGTIADRREPCKKLINDTQIYLDKVPYVMDTTMRDVAGAVKRFEQRMIGSRLQQTRQ, encoded by the exons ATGGCCAAAGAGAAgcagaaagaagagaagaagctCTACGTCGGCATAGCATGGAACTACACAGCCGAGCTGAAGCTGCTGCTAACAGCTCTCCTCATCCTCTGCACTCTCGCCACCCTCCTCCAGTTCATCCCTTCCCGCTTCACCATCTCCACCTCCGACCTAAGGGTCTGCATCTCCCGGGTCCTCACTCCGGCCCAGCCCCAGCAGGCCCAATCCCCGGCCCAGCAACAAGAAGATAGTATTGTAACTAATGTTGATATttcagctgctgctgctgcttctgctTCACCGCCGCCGCTTCCGTCtcctccgcctcctcctccaccgccgccgACGGAGGAGGTTCTGAGCAACGGAATAATAAAACGCGTGTTTAACCCGCACGGCTCGGCGGCTTATAGCTATATCAACATGGGAGCTTACAGAGGAGGAATGAACACTTTTGCTATAATGGGTTTAGCGTCGAAGCCTCTCCACGTGTACTCAAATCCGACGTACGAATGCCAGTGGATCCCCACCGTCAACTCCTCCGCCACCGTCTCCGCCGTCGGATACAAGATCCTACCGGACTGGGGCTACGGCCGAGTTTACACCGTTGTGGTGGTTAACTGCACATTTTCTCAGCCCGTTAATTCCGATAACTCCGGCGGCAAGTTGGTCCTTCTCGCCTCCACCGGCGGCGGCGGTGACCGGAACTTGAACGTCACCGACGAGATTGAGGCCTTGACAGAAAACCCAGGAAGCTTAGACCCTTCAATCTTCACTTCCAAGCCTAAATATGATTATTTTTATTGTGGGTCATCTTTATATGGGAATTTGAGTCCTCAGAGAGTGAGGGAGTGGATTGCTTACCATGTGAGGCTGTTTGGACCCAGATCTCATTTTGTGATTCATGATGCTGGTGGGATTCATGAGGAGGTTTTGGAGGTTTTGAAGCCATGGATGGAGTTGGGGTACGTGACCTTGCACGATATAAGAGACCAGGAGAGGTTTGATGGGTACTATCACAACCAGTTCATGGTGGTGAATGATTGTTTGCATAGGTATAAGTTCATGGCAAAGTGGATGTTCTTTTTTGATGTGGATGAGTATATCTATATGCCTCCCAAGAGCACCCTCAAAACTGTTCTGGATTCTCTGGCTGAGTATTCACAGTTCACCATTGAACAGATGCCAATGAGCAACAAGCTCTGCCGCATTGAAGATTATCACAAAACTCACAG AAAATGGGGGTTTGAGAAACTTGTGTTCAAGGATGTGAAGAAAGGCATAAGAAGAGACCGAAAATACGCGGTGCGACCGCGCAATGTGTATGGCACCGGGGTGCACATGTCGCAGAACCTAGCTGGGAAGACGACGCACAAAACTGAGAACAGGATCAAATATTTCCATTACCACGGTACCATTGCAGACAGGCGTGAGCCTTGTAAGAAGCTGATCAATGACACACAGATCTACCTTGACAAAGTCCCTTATGTTATGGACACAACCATGAGAGATGTTGCAGGGGCTGTGAAGAGATTTGAGCAAAGAATGATTGGATCCAGGTTACAACAGACTAGGCAATGA
- the LOC133728803 gene encoding ycf3-interacting protein 1, chloroplastic isoform X1: MMMTSSQMLQVAPLASHAYSSSSSSSSQTLPVWFNHCHCHPSRPQLTLRHRPRSTILLAGNPDRKLQVSSSPSSSWTTQQDQDDEEDEEDEDDDQEEEEESDPTPDDLEYISQIKRVLELLKNNRDMIFNEVKLTIAIEDIREVERRRLLGIEDPDAPTREELAAVLEEVHEGKIPKNRLALKLLAEEMNRWPNLEVQIKPAKKKPGKSLYARVTDTGIDLKEAAKRLNIDWDTAAEIDDADVKDESDVPSVVGYGALYLVTLFPVIIGVSVVLILFYNSLQ; encoded by the exons ATGATGATGACGAGTTCGCAAATGCTCCAGGTGGCGCCACTCGCATCACACGCTTActcctcctcatcttcttcttcgtccCAAACCCTCCCAGTCTGGTTCAACCATTGCCATTGCCACCCTTCACGGCCTCAGCTCACTCTCCGCCACCGCCCAAGGTCCACAATACTACTCGCCGGAAACCCAGATAGGAAGTTGCAAGTTTCATCGTCTCCGTCGTCATCTTGGACTACCCAACAAGACCAggacgatgaagaagatgaagaagatgaagacgatgaccaagaagaagaagaagaaagtgacCCTACTCCTGACGACCTCGAATACATCAGCCAAATCAAAAGG GTGTTAGAGCTTCTTAAGAACAACAGAGACATGATATTCAATGAG GTTAAGCTTACTATTGCGATTGAGGACATAAGAGAAGTTGAGCGGAGGAGACTCCTTGGCATTGAGGATCCCGATGCTCCGACCAGAGAAGAGTTGGCTGCTGTTCTTGAAGAA GTGCATGAGGGGAAAATCCCCAAAAATCGACTTGCACTTAAACTGCTAGCTGAGGAAATGAATCGATGGCCCAATCTAGAG GTTCAGATTAAACCAGCAAAGAAAAAGCCGGGAAAATCACTATATGCAAGAGTCACAGACACCGGTATTGATCTGAAAGAGGCTGCTAAGAGACTGAACATTGATTGGGATACAGCTGCAGAGATTGACGATGCTGATGTTAAGGATGAGTCAGATGTGCCTTCAGTTGTG GGCTACGGAGCACTGTACTTAGTCACACTTTTTCCAGTCATTATCGGTGTATCAGTggtattaattttattttacaattcacTCCAGTAG